AAGAAATAAAGGCGCAAAAACCACAAGTCCTGGTCACCATGGGAGCGGGGGATATCGGACTTGAAGTAGAATCATTAAAACAAGCATTGGAATATGAAAATTAATTGGAACTATATCAAAATATTAGTCCTAATAATTTGTATAACAGGACTTTACGCATTCTCAAATAAAAGAAATCTCGACAGACCCATAAAGGAGATGGAGATTGTATTTGAAGGAGACAACAATTTATACCTGTCTCAGGAAATGGTTAATAAATTGTTAATACAAAATTTTGGAAGTGTCCTCAAGCTGGGCAAAGAAAAATTAGTTTTGAATACTATAGAAAAGGTCATCGAGACCCATAATATGGTAAAAAGCGCCCAGGTATATCTTACTATTGATGATAAACTTACATCTAAAATTTTCCAAAGGCAGCCCATAGGTCGTGTAGAGGGAATTACAACATTTTACCTAGATGAGGAGGGTAAATCTATGCCATTATCCAAGTTGCATTCTGCCCGTGTGCCTATCATCACTGGCGAGATCACAGGAAAGAGTCTGGATGATGTTTTTGAAATATTGAAGTTTATAAACCAGGATGAATTTTTTAGAAAAAATGTCATCGGGATACATATAGAAGCGGAAGAAAGGTATCAATTGAAATTTCGGGTTGAAGACTTTATCGTTGACCTTGGAAATGTTGATGACCTGGAGAAGAAATTCAAAAATTTCAAAGCCTTTTATGCCAAGGCTTTAAAAGATAAGTCCTTAAGGGATTACGCAGTTGTGAATTTAGAGTTTGACAATCAAGTAGTGTGCACTAAAATTTAAGACCATGGAACAAGAAAATTACTCAGTAGGCCTCGATATAGGAACCACCAAAATAGTGGCTATCATCGGTAAGGAAAACGAATACGGCAAGATAGAAGTGCTGGGGATAGGTCGTTCCAAAAGCCTCGGCGTTCACCGGGGAGTAGTGAATAATATCACCCAGACTATA
This DNA window, taken from Muriicola soli, encodes the following:
- a CDS encoding cell division protein FtsQ/DivIB, whose amino-acid sequence is MKINWNYIKILVLIICITGLYAFSNKRNLDRPIKEMEIVFEGDNNLYLSQEMVNKLLIQNFGSVLKLGKEKLVLNTIEKVIETHNMVKSAQVYLTIDDKLTSKIFQRQPIGRVEGITTFYLDEEGKSMPLSKLHSARVPIITGEITGKSLDDVFEILKFINQDEFFRKNVIGIHIEAEERYQLKFRVEDFIVDLGNVDDLEKKFKNFKAFYAKALKDKSLRDYAVVNLEFDNQVVCTKI